One genomic region from Epinephelus moara isolate mb chromosome 8, YSFRI_EMoa_1.0, whole genome shotgun sequence encodes:
- the LOC126394920 gene encoding centriolin-like → MEEQRETGGGAESQEKGGGIRCITEELLLKLTGCQSLSLVRSLNLSSAGDKQIKFIENLHGCQRLQVLNLNNNLIQRMERLSALTQLRELQLAHNNIQRIEGLELMSSLQYLNLSHNRIDHVPAWLGKKLHSLHTLHLQHNLITSLYEVSRLRSLSSISELSVSGNPASSLPHSRLFLLYHVRTLDRLDDLLVTQEERGHAHQRFSTEELERLQREMDSSQSELQAAVTRLHQQEETNRTLTARTETQRQQHTLLEEELHTKSQLLEKTTVELTRAFHRLYELEQELAFYKIDTKLSPLPACSLQEVDSVDSVAESPYIGKARHVRNIITSTPRNSSSFSSSLQTHEGSDVHTDMETSRPLLEDCRTEQSKDEDELLQWAHQTEQQPAAEHPEPEPTTAHRQQEALCRLLSKLSVLEQLRDEADETRRQMDRQTDESRRTERETVELETQLLTLDTTDPQHDSMQL, encoded by the exons atggaggagcagagggagacaggaggaggtgcagagtcccaggagaaaggaggag gtATCAGGTGCATAACGGAGGAGTTGTTATTGAAGCTGACAGGCTGTCAGTCTCTGTCTCTGGTTCGTTCCCTCAATCTGTCCTCAGCTGGAGACAAACAGATCAAG ttcaTAGAGAACCTCCACGGCTGTCAGCGTCTGCAGGTTTTAAACCTGAACAATAACCTGATCCAGAGGATGGAGAGACTGAGCGCTTTGACTCAGCtcagagagctgcagctggCACACAACAACATCCA gaggATCGAGGGACTGGAGCTCATGTCCAGTCTGCAGTATCTGAACCTGTCCCACAACAGGATTGACCACGTTCCTGCGTGGCTCGGGAAGAAACTGCACTCACTGCACACACTCCACCTGCAGCACAACCTCATCACCTCT CTGTACGAGGTGTCCAGACTGCGTTCTCTGAGCAGCATATCAGAGCTGTCTGTGTCAGGAAACCCCGCCTCCTCGCTGCCACACTCCCGCCTCTTCCTGCTCTACCACGTCAGGACTCTGGACAGGCTGGACGACCTGCTGGTCACccaggaggagagaggacacGCCCACCAACGGTTCAGCACCG AGGAGCTGGAGCGTCTGCAGCGGGAGATggacagcagccaatcagagctgcaGGCTGCAGTGACTCGACTCCACCAGCAGGAGGAGACAAACCGAACACTGACGGCTCGCACGGAAACACAACgacagcaacacacactgctggaggaAGAGCTACACACCAAGAGTCAGCtg ttGGAGAAGACGACAGTTGAGTTGACCCGAGCCTTTCACAGACTGTATGAGCTGGAGCAGGAGCTGGCTTTCTACAAGATCGACACCAAACTGAGTCCCCTGCCCGCCTGCAGCctgcag GAAGTGGACTCTGTGGACTCTGTGGCTGAGAGTCCGTACATCGGCAAGGCTCGACACGTCAGGAACATCATCACCTCCACCCCCCGaaactcctcctccttctcctcctccctgcagaCCCACGAGGGTTCAGACGTTCACACTGACATGGAGACATCACGCCCCCTGCTGGAGGACTGCAGGACAGAGCAGAGTAAag atgaGGATGAGCTCCTGCAGTGGGCCCATCAGACCgagcagcagccagcagcagaaCACCCTGAGCCTGAGCCAaccacagcacacagacag CAGGAGGCGCTGTGTCGTCTCCTCAGTAAGCTGTCTGTCCTGGAGCAGCTGAGAGACGAAGCTGACGAGACACgaagacagatggacagacagacagatgagagcaggaggacagagagagagacagtagAGCTGGAGACACAGCTGCTGACACTGGACACCACAGACCCTCAACAT GACAGCATGCAGCTGTAA
- the c5 gene encoding complement C5, whose amino-acid sequence MKVWVLLMCVSFFCPRTEADARSYLITAPLSFRLDAVETVLLQLFGFTDEVTVHVFLKTSMAPDHVVLAQEAVTLNAKNNHQAATKVKLRPGQLDKSVSHVILHVQSAEINQHLSVSVSRTNGFLFIQTDKPLYTPHQSVKVRAFSLNQELAPANRSVFLTFKDPDHTTVDIVEMIDVNNGIPSMQNPFKIPIKPKLGIWSIEASYSDDFTTTARTDFEIKEYVLPSFSILVEPQANYISFGSFSSFSFKVSARYRHGAPVADGEVFLRYGYISGKNPPVIIPSSVIRETLSSTGEVDVTVNMEKVLSKHDGPKDLNSLVGKYLYIAVLLQEDTGGITQEAEFAAVKFVKSPYSLSLVSTPPFIKPGLPYNIQVLVKDHLDKPVNRVQVRLVERKLFRTGTESEELPCPDSADTQSDGLAVFICNTPSQGVRAMLKFETADPTLPAASQASLSLVPVAYHSPNQRYLYIDPPLPGHGLQVGRFANIKVYSATPSYVPVRALSYLVLSKGKVVDFGSQKFVSSGDHRQSLSFEVTDAMVPSIRLLVYYILYGEGTSELVADSVWLDIRDKCVNGLQSQGLCRAKGACPNEARVEARIVFQDITCVELMCVCVCVCVCAGEACTAAVRAKRALTEEAKAKKAQSYGPLKTCCEQGMKYIPKSVTCDQFAEQTFRKHLRCKRVFKACCEFIQQHLDQDQNLVLGRHALGADFDVAPSLVRSYFPESWLWEVHPVRVGQISAIMSLPDSLTTWDIKAVGMFKNGICVAEPVQVSVSLPLSVDVPLPYQVVRGEQLELKGSVYNQQADSISYCVTLTVGPALCLQQSKPASAGTGLHSTSCSWTPLPAGEVGKVTFTLLGLEAGEHTLTFTLRTRQGDRDILEKKLRVVPEGLKKEVFSGGTLDPQGLYGSEKRTVELKNNLPTNIVPNTAVERMIMISGEVLGDVISVMHSPEGLRQLVNLPAGSAEAELGGLLPLVQVYQYLETTGSWGVLGMDIRKNSDDLKQKIREGLVGITSFRHEDFSYSMWTKREPSTWLTALAVKTLSLVDPVVSVDHQSLSDSVSWLIRSSQQQDGSFSDNSSYKPNKIMAAGTAEVDQSVYVTSFVLIALHRATSIKDPILQLRFHDDSMKSAANYISQHAPGVKSVYVRAVATYALTLHDPNSMAASTLLSSLEKLARNKGNPAVLRYWQESSVTADWLRPDETSGQTVETTAYVLLTMLLKGRIQYANPILSWLTQDQHYGQGFYSVQDTVLTLEAVAEYSRIVPRAVLNQAINVRQGRKGALEQVRLSQSRPVATPIQVTTDDVIDVSTGYGSGVSKVKMRTVYYETTPTSLNCNFDLTIEVVGPDTNSTMRSPHLVACVKYKPPPNEVFTESSLTVMKIQLPTGVDAAYEDLRQFRDSDEPTISDYRKEGNTVIIQMDSVPSDVFMCVGFGITTTFRVGGASKSLFTVYEPQDKGSECTKHFSYEPQKLQRLCVDEQCQCMTAACAAYRGSNDLTLTAAKRTDETCKPHIKYAYKVTVMSSAAEGDFMTYTASVVEVLKNTDKEFEAVSSGTEVELVKKVTCSAVDIQNNKQYLVMGASGSQVKLSQTIKYRLPLDSEALVELWPTDCDTPECLDYISNLDDFSLDLQLAGCPDAS is encoded by the exons GTATCTGATCACAGCGCCTCTCTCGTTTCGTCTGGACGCCGTGGAGACAGTGTTGCTGCAGTTGTTTGGTTTCACGGATGAGGTGACAGTCCATGTGTTCCTGAAGACCTCCATGGCTCCGGATCATGTGGTTCTGGCTCAGGAGGCCGTGACCCTCAACGCCAAGAACAACCATCAGGCCGCCACCAAAGTCAAG ctCCGCCCAGGTCAGCTGGATAAGAGTGTGAGTCATGTGATCCTACACGTCCAATCAGCAGAGATCAACCAGCACCTGTCTGTCTCCGTCAGCCGCACCAACGGCTTCCTGTTCATCCAGACGGACAAACCACTGTACACCCCCCATCAGAGCG TCAAGGTGAGGGCGTTCTCCCTGAACCAGGAGCTGGCGCCGGCCAATCGCAGCGTTTTCCTGACCTTCAAG GACCCGGATCACACCACAGTGGACATCGTGGAGATGATCGATGTCAACAACGGAATCCCGTCGATGCAGAACCCGTTTAAGATCCCGATCAAACCCAA GTTGGGGATTTGGTCCATTGAAGCTTCTTACTCTGATGATTTCACCACAACAGCGAGAACAGACTTTGAAATTAAAGAATATG TTCTTCCCAGTTTCTCCATCCTGGTGGAACCACAAGCGAACTACATCAGCTTCGGAAGCTTCAGCAGTTTCAGCTTCAAAGTCTCAGCCAG GTATCGCCACGGAGCTCCAGTGGCCGATGGCGAGGTGTTTCTGCGTTACGGCTACATTAGCGGGAAGAATCCTCCGGTTATCATCCCCAGCTCCGTCATCAGAGAGACA TTGTCCTCAACAGGTGAGGTGGACGTGACAGTGAACATGGAGAAGGTTCTGTCCAAACACGACGGGCCCAAAGACCTCAACAGTCTGGTGGGGAAGTACCTGTACAtcgctgtgctgctgcaggaggacacag GTGGGATCACTCAGGAGGCGGAGTTTGCTGCAGTGAAGTTCGTCAAGTCACCGTACAGTCTGAGTCTGGTGTCGACGCCCCCCTTCATCAAACCTGGCCTTCCTTATAACATCCAG GTGCTGGTGAAGGATCACCTGGACAAACCGGTAAACCGGGTTCAGGTGCGTCTGGTGGAGCGGAAGCTGTTCAGGACGGGGACGGAGAGCGAGGAGCTGCCATGTCCCGACAGCGCCGACACCCAATCAGACGGCCTCGCTGTCTTCATCTGCAACACGCCGAGCCAAGGAGTTCGAGCCATGCTcaag tttgaGACGGCAGACCCCACCCTCCCAGCAGCCAGTCAGGCATCTCTGAGTCTGGTGCCGGTGGCGTATCACTCTCCGAACCAGCGTTACCTGTACATCGACCCACCGCTGCCCGGCCACGGCCTGCAGGTGGGACGCTTCGCCAACATCAAGGTGTACTCGGCCACGCCCTCCTACGTGCCCGTCAGAGCCCTCAGCTACCTG GTGCTGTCCAAAGGGAAGGTTGTGGATTTCGGGAGTCAGAAGTTTGTCTCCAGCGGCGACCACAGACAGAGCCTGAGCTTCGAGGTGACGGACGCCATGGTCCCGTCCATCAGACTGCTGGTCTACTACATCCTGTACGGAGAGGGGACGTCCGAGCTGGTGGCCGACTCCGTCTGGCTGGACATCAGAGACAAGTGTGTCAACGGACTCCAG TCCCAAGGCCTGTGTCGAGCAAAGGGGGCGTGTCCAAATGAAGCCCGTGTCGAAGCCCGTATCGTTTTTCAGGATATCAC CTGTGTtgaattaatgtgtgtgtgtgtgtgtgtgtgtgtgtgtgcaggtgaggCGTGTACAGCAGCCGTGCGTGCAAAGCGGGCTCTGACTGAGGAAGCGAAGGCAAAGAAAG caCAGAGTTACGGTCCCTTGAAGACGTGCTGTGAACAAGGGATGAAGTACATCCCGAAGAGCGTGACATGTGATCAGTTCGCCGAGCAGACCTTCAGGAAACATCTTCGTTGCAAACGCGTCTTCAAAGCCTGCTGCGAGTTCATCCAGCAGCACCTGGACCAGGACCAGAACCTCGTGCTGGGACGCCACG cGCTGGGCGCGGACTTCGATGTCGCTCCTTCTCTCGTTCGGAGCTACTTTCCGGAGAGCTGGCTGTGGGAGGTTCATCCTGTCAG GGTCGGACAGATATCAGCCATCATGTCTCTACCAGACTCTCTGACCACCTGGGACATCAAGGCCGTCGGCATGTTCAAGAACG gtaTATGTGTTGCAGAGCCGGTCCAGGTGTCGGTCAGTCTGCCGCTCAGCGTGGACGTCCCGCTGCCCTATCAGGTGGTCAGAGGAGAACAGCTGGAGCTGAAGGGCTCCGTGTACAACCAGCAGGCCGACAGTATCTCG TACTGCGTGACATTGACGGTCGGCCCGGCGCTGTGCCTGCAGCAGTCTAAGCCGGCTTCTGCCGGGACGGGGCTGCACTCCACTTCCTGCAGCTGGACGCCCCTGCCTGCAGGCGAGGTGGGGAAGGTGACCTTCACTCTGCTGGGCCTGGAGGCTGGAGAACACACCCTGACCTTCACCCTGAGGACACGCCAAGGAGACAGAGACATCCTGGAGAAGAAGCTACGGGTGGTG CCTGAAGGACTAAAGAAAGAGGTGTTTTCTGGAGGAACACTGGACCCTCAGGGGCTCTACG GTTCAGAGAAGAGAACAGTGGAGCTGAAGAACAACCTGCCGACCAACATCGTTCCAAACACAGCTGTGGAGAGGATGATCATGATCAGTG GTGAGGTTCTTGGTGACGTCATATCAGTGATGCACAGCCCAGAGGGCCTCCGACAGCTCGTCAACCTGCCGGCTGGCTCGGCGGAGGCGGAGCTCGGTGGCCTCCTCCCTCTGGTCCAGGTGTACCAGTACCTGGAGACGACAGGAAGCTGGGGAGTCCTGGGGATGGACATCCGTAAGAACTCTGACGATCTGAAACAAAAGATCAGAGAAG gtctgGTCGGTATCACCTCATTTAGACATGAAGACTTCAGCTACAGCATGTGGACAAAGAGAGAACCCAGTACCTG GCTGACGGCCCTGGCGGTGAAGACTCTGTCTCTGGTGGACCCGGTGGTCTCTGTGGACCATCAGTCTCTGTCAGACTCAGTGTCCTGGTTGATCCGCAGCTCTCAGCAGCAGGACGGATCCTTCAGTGACAACTCGTCCTACAAACCCAACAAAATCATG gctGCAGGGACAGCTGAGGTTGACCAATCAGTGTATGTGACGTCCTTCGTGCTGATCGCCTTACACCGAGCGACGAGCATCAAAGACCCCATCCTGCAGCTCCGG ttCCACGATGACAGCATGAAGTCTGCTGCGAACTACATTTCCCAGCATGCCCCAGGAGTGaagagtgtgtatgtgcgtgcggTTGCGACCTACGCGCTGACCCTTCATGACCCCAACAGCATGGCGGCGTCCACGCTGCTCAGCAGTCTGGAGAAACTCGCTCGAAACAAAG gTAACCCTGCTGTGCTCAGGTACTGGCAGGAGTCCAGCGTGacagctgattggctgagacCCGACGAGACGAGCGGTCAGACGGTGGAGACGACGGCGTACGTCCTGCTGACTATGCTGCTGAAG GGGAGGATCCAGTACGCCAACCCCATCCTGTCCTGGCTGACCCAGGATCAGCACTATGGACAGGGTTTCTACTCTgtacag gaCACAGTCTTGACTCTGGAGGCGGTGGCAGAGTACAGCAGAATCGTCCCTCGAGCCGTCCTCAATCAGGCGATCAACGTCCGCCAAGGCAGGAAAGGAGCGTTGGAACAAGTCAGGCTGAGCCAGAGCCGACCTGTGGCCACGCCCATCCAG GTGACGACGGATGATGTCATTGATGTATCTACAGGTTATGGGAGCGGCGTGTCCAAAGTGAAG ATGAGGACAGTTTATTATGAGACCACCCCGACCTCACTGAACTGTAACTTTGACCTCACCATCGAGGTGGTCGGCCCCGACACCA ATTCCACAATGCGTTCTCCTCACCTGGTCGCCTGTGTAAA gtatAAACCTCCTCCTAACGAGGTGTTCACAGAGTCCAGTCTGACGGTGATGAAGATCCAGCTGCCAACAGGTGTGGACGCTGCCTACGAGGACCTGAGACAG TTCAGAGACTCAGACGAGCCGACCATCTCCGACTacaggaaggaaggaaacaCTGTGATCATTCAGATGGACTCC GTTCCCTCGGACGTCTTCATGTGCGTTGGTTTTGGGATCACGACCACGTTCAGGGTGGGCGGAGCCAGCAAGTCCCTGTTTACTGTCTATGAGCCTCAGGACAAAG GCAGTGAATGCACCAAACATTTCTCCTATGAGCCTCAGAAGCTGCAGCGCCTCTGTGTGGACGAACAGTGTCAGTGTATGACAG cgGCATGCGCCGCCTACAGAGGAAGCAACGACTTGACTCTGACAGCAGCCAAACGTACGGATGAGACCTGCAAGCCGCACATCAAATACG CCTACAAGGTGACAGTGATGtcttcagcagcagagggagactTTATGACCTACACAGCCTCCGTAGTTGAAGTCCTGAAGAACACAGATAAAG AGTTTGAGGCGGTGAGTTCAGGGACAGAGGTGGAGCTGGTAAAGAAGGTGACCTGCAGCGCTGTGGATATCCAGAACAACAAACAGTACCTGGTGATGGGAGCCAGCGGGTCACAGGTCAAACTCAGCCAGACCATCAA GTATCGTCTTCCTCTGGACTCGGAGGcactggtggagctgtggcCGACAGACTGTGATACTCCCGAGTGTTTGGACTACATTTCTAACCTGGATGACTTCTCTCTGGACCTGCAGTTAGCCGGCTGCCCCGACGCATCGTAA